From the genome of Vicinamibacterales bacterium:
CCCCGACGCCGCCGTCTACTGGCTGGCCCGGATGCTCGAGGCCGGCGAGGATCCCATGTACGTGGCCCGGCGGCTCGTGCGCTTCGCGTCCGAGGACGTGGGCAACGCCGACCCGCAGTCGCTGCTGGTCGCCGTCGCCGCCAGGGACGCGCTGCAGTTCATCGGCATGCCCGAGGCCAACACCGCCCTCGCCCAGGCCGCGCTCTACCTGGCCACTGCGCCCAAGAGCAACGCCGTCTACGCCGCCTACGGCGCGGCCGCCGACGCGGCCGTCCAGGACGTGGCCGAGCCGGTGCCCCTGCACCTCCGCAACGCTCCCACGCGGCTGATGACGTCGCTCGACTACGGGAAGGGCTACCGCTACGCCCACGACGACCCGGACGGCGTCGCGGCCATGGACTGCCTGCCCGAGCGCCTCCGCGGCCGTACGTTCTACGCGCCCACCGAGCGCGGCTTCGAGAAGGAGCTGAAGCGCCGCCTGGACGGATGGAAGGCGATCAAGCAACGGCGGGGCCCGGGCCCCGGTTAGATCCGCTCGAACCGCCGCTCCAGGTCGTGACGGCCGATGCGGAACATCACGGGGCGGCCGTGCGGGCAGACGGTGGAGTACGCCGTGGCTCGCAGCTCGTCGAGGATGTGGGTCATCTTCTCGACGGTGAGCGGGTCGTGCGCCCGGACCGCGGTGTGACAGGCCATCGTGGCGGCGATCCGCTTGAGGGCGAGCTCGGCGGCGAGGCCCCGGTCGAGCCCGTCGAGGTCGTCGGCGAGCGCCCTCAGCGTCTGATCGACGTCCGGGACGGCCAGGATGGCGGGCACCGCGGACACCCGGACGCTCGTGCCGCCGAAGTCCTCGATCTCGAACCCGAACCGCGCGAGATCCGCCGCGCGTCCGAGGAGCGTCGTGTGCCCCGCGCCAGGCAGGTCGATCACCATCGGCACCAGGAGGCGCTGCGACTCGAGCCGATCCGACGCCAGGCGCTCCACGAACCGCTCGAACAGCACGCGCTCGTGGGCGACGTGCTGGTCGACGATGACGATGCCGTCGTCGTCGACGGCAACGATGTAGGTGTTGCGGAACTGGCCGAGCGGCGTCAGCGGCGTGTCGAGTCCGAGCGCGGACACGCCGCCCGGAAGACTCGGCGTCCAGGGACCCGGCGGCGGGATCGCCGGGCCGGGCGTCCACGGAGCGGCGCCTTCGCGAACCAGCGCGCCGATGTCGAAGGCCGTCCGGGGTCGCCACGTCGTGCCCGCCCCGTGAGCCGCAGGCGCCGACCCGCCGGCGAGGGGAACGCCCCGCACGCCGCCTGGGAGCGCATCCTGATAGACGGGCGTGCCCGCCGCCCCGAGCGCCTCGGCCACACCTCGGCGCACCACCTCGTGGACGAGCGACTGATCGGCGAAGCGGACTTCCGCCTTCGTCGGGTGGACGTTGACGTCGATCCGATCGAGCGGCACGTCGAGGAAGAGATGGATCTCGGGGCTCCGCTCCTTGATCGACGCCGCCTGGTAGGCGTCGAGGATGGCGTGGGCGATGGTCCTGTCCTTCACGATCCGCTGATTGACGAACACGTGCTGCGGACCGCGCGTGGGGCCGGTGTCGGCCAGGGCCGCGACCAGGCCCGTCAGGCGGACGCCGTGCGTCTCACGCGACACCGGGACCAGGTCCGGGCGGTCGCCGTAGACCTGGTACATCCGGTCCTCGAGCGTCGCGGCGGGCGGACACTCCAGGAGGGTCTTGCCGCCGCTGGTCAGCCGGAATCCGACGCCCGGATGACAGAGGGCGAGCTGCGTGACGAGCTTCGAGACGTGGGCCGATTCGGCGCCGTCGGACTTCAGGAACTTGCGGCGCGCGGGCAGGTTGAAGAAGAGGTCCTCCACCGTGATGCTCGTGCCCTCGGGCCCGGCCGCGGCGCCCTCGTGGTCGAGCCGCCCGGCCGTGACCCGGATCTCCACGCCGGCGTCGGCGCCGCGCAGCCGCGTCCGGAGCGTGAAGTGGGACACCGACGCGATGCTCGGCAGGGCCTCCCCGCGGAAGCCCAGCGTCGCGATGGCCGCCAGGTCGCCGGCCGTGCGGATCTTGCTCGTGGCGTGCCGCTCGAGCGACAGCCGGGCGTCGGCGGGCGACATTCCGATGCCGTCGTCGTCCACGCGGACGCGGCGCTTGCCGCCGTATTCGATGGCGATGGTGATCCGGCGGGCCTCCGCGTCGAGCGCGTTCTCGACCAGTTCCTTGACGACCGAGGCGGGTCGCTCGACGACCTCGCCGGCCGCGATCTGGTTGGCCAGGTCGTCGGGCAGCTTCGCGATGCGGTCGCTCATCCGCGGCCTCCCGCGGCAGCAAGGGCCGGCATCACCACCACCCCGAGCGCCGGAACCACACGAACATGGCGACCGACGACGAGAGCATCAGGGCCACGACCCACCAGAACTGCGCCGCCTCACCGCCCGGAAGGTGCGGCAGCGGCACGTTCATGCCATACAGCCCCGTCAGCACCGTGAGCGGGCCGAACAGCGTCGCCACCACGGCGATGAGCTTCGAGGCCTGCGCGAGCTGGTTCGACACGCTCGCCAGGTGGGCGTCGAGGATGCCCGTGACGCGGTCCTGGAAGATGATGGCGTCGTCGGCCATGCGCACCAGCTGATCGTAGACGTCC
Proteins encoded in this window:
- the mutL gene encoding DNA mismatch repair endonuclease MutL, with product MSDRIAKLPDDLANQIAAGEVVERPASVVKELVENALDAEARRITIAIEYGGKRRVRVDDDGIGMSPADARLSLERHATSKIRTAGDLAAIATLGFRGEALPSIASVSHFTLRTRLRGADAGVEIRVTAGRLDHEGAAAGPEGTSITVEDLFFNLPARRKFLKSDGAESAHVSKLVTQLALCHPGVGFRLTSGGKTLLECPPAATLEDRMYQVYGDRPDLVPVSRETHGVRLTGLVAALADTGPTRGPQHVFVNQRIVKDRTIAHAILDAYQAASIKERSPEIHLFLDVPLDRIDVNVHPTKAEVRFADQSLVHEVVRRGVAEALGAAGTPVYQDALPGGVRGVPLAGGSAPAAHGAGTTWRPRTAFDIGALVREGAAPWTPGPAIPPPGPWTPSLPGGVSALGLDTPLTPLGQFRNTYIVAVDDDGIVIVDQHVAHERVLFERFVERLASDRLESQRLLVPMVIDLPGAGHTTLLGRAADLARFGFEIEDFGGTSVRVSAVPAILAVPDVDQTLRALADDLDGLDRGLAAELALKRIAATMACHTAVRAHDPLTVEKMTHILDELRATAYSTVCPHGRPVMFRIGRHDLERRFERI